In one Mucilaginibacter ginsenosidivorax genomic region, the following are encoded:
- the nadA gene encoding quinolinate synthase NadA → MDIFEEINVTGFVDEYIDPTLDLFDEIEKLKKEKNAVILAHYYQDPDIQDIADYIGDSLGLSQQAAKTDADVIVFAGVHFMAETAKILSPSKKVLLPDVKAGCSLADSCPPHLFKKFKENYPDHLVITYVNCTAELKALSDIVCTSSNAVQIVESLPKDQKIIFGPDKNLGAYVAKKTGRDLVLWNGACMVHEIFSREKITKLKERHPGAKLLAHPECEEVILQMADYIGSTTGILKYAGTHPEKEFIVATEAGILHQMQKENPDKIFIPAPPNNSCACNDCPHMKRNTIEKLYLCLKNGYPEVTVPKHIIEKAVKPIERMLEISARLGL, encoded by the coding sequence ATGGATATCTTCGAAGAAATAAATGTGACAGGATTTGTGGACGAATACATCGACCCAACCCTTGACTTGTTTGATGAAATTGAAAAACTTAAAAAGGAAAAAAACGCCGTCATTCTGGCCCATTACTACCAGGATCCCGATATACAGGATATTGCAGATTATATTGGCGATAGCCTTGGGCTATCGCAGCAGGCTGCTAAAACGGATGCCGATGTTATTGTTTTTGCCGGTGTGCATTTCATGGCAGAAACTGCCAAAATACTTTCGCCTTCAAAGAAGGTTTTACTACCCGACGTGAAGGCAGGTTGCTCATTAGCAGATAGTTGCCCGCCACATTTGTTTAAAAAGTTTAAGGAAAACTATCCCGATCACCTGGTAATCACCTACGTAAACTGTACGGCCGAGCTGAAAGCTTTAAGTGATATTGTTTGTACATCAAGCAACGCGGTGCAAATTGTAGAGAGCCTGCCGAAAGATCAGAAGATCATCTTCGGCCCCGATAAAAACCTTGGCGCATACGTGGCCAAAAAAACAGGTCGCGACCTGGTGTTATGGAACGGTGCCTGCATGGTGCACGAAATTTTCAGTCGCGAAAAGATAACCAAACTGAAGGAGAGACACCCCGGTGCAAAGCTGCTGGCCCACCCCGAATGTGAAGAAGTGATATTGCAAATGGCCGACTATATAGGCTCTACAACGGGTATTTTAAAGTACGCGGGTACTCATCCCGAAAAAGAGTTTATAGTGGCTACAGAGGCCGGAATACTGCACCAGATGCAAAAAGAGAACCCGGATAAGATATTTATTCCGGCGCCGCCAAATAACAGCTGCGCCTGCAACGATTGCCCGCACATGAAACGCAACACGATTGAAAAATTGTACCTGTGTTTAAAGAATGGATATCCTGAGGTTACCGTACCAAAGCATATTATTGAAAAAGCTGTTAAACCCATTGAAAGGATGCTGGAGATATCGGCAAGGCTGGGGTTGTAA
- a CDS encoding GIY-YIG nuclease family protein: MGRGGYIYIVTNMTHSVLYIGVTSDIVSRIWDHKNKTYPDSFTAKYNCNKLVYYEGYPHIEEAIAAEKLLKGGSRANKIRLINEMNPEWKDLYDGLVDDLN; this comes from the coding sequence ATGGGAAGAGGGGGCTATATTTACATCGTTACTAACATGACACATTCTGTTTTGTATATCGGTGTAACCTCGGATATAGTAAGCCGGATCTGGGATCATAAAAATAAAACCTATCCTGATAGTTTTACAGCAAAGTACAATTGTAATAAATTAGTTTACTATGAAGGCTACCCACATATAGAAGAGGCCATTGCGGCTGAGAAATTATTGAAAGGTGGAAGCAGGGCTAATAAGATCAGATTGATAAATGAAATGAATCCTGAATGGAAAGATCTTTACGATGGATTAGTTGATGATCTGAATTGA
- a CDS encoding four helix bundle protein, translating into MNDVSRIEFAEMFKKRTKKFVVDNIKLFKSLPKTEEAKIIGRQLLRSSSSVGANYRAACRARSQAEFHAKLSIVVEEADESVFWMEVLIEAEIIKLSDIAILIDEANQILKIVSASRKTVTINKS; encoded by the coding sequence ATGAATGATGTTAGCAGAATTGAGTTTGCCGAGATGTTCAAAAAAAGAACCAAGAAATTTGTTGTCGATAATATTAAACTTTTCAAGTCTTTACCTAAAACAGAAGAAGCGAAAATAATTGGGAGGCAGTTATTACGGTCGTCTTCGTCCGTAGGTGCAAATTACAGGGCTGCTTGCCGGGCCCGGTCTCAGGCAGAGTTTCATGCCAAGTTATCCATAGTGGTTGAAGAAGCAGATGAATCTGTATTTTGGATGGAGGTATTAATCGAAGCTGAAATCATTAAACTTTCCGATATTGCAATTTTGATAGATGAAGCTAACCAAATTCTGAAAATAGTATCGGCATCCAGAAAAACGGTTACCATCAATAAGTCGTAA